One Thermoanaerobacter pseudethanolicus ATCC 33223 genomic window, GTTGTCGCGGATTTAATTGATATACTGTTAAATTATAATATCAAAGATAATGATGCAGCAAAGCTTCTTCCAGTTCGTCAAGGAAGCTTTACAGATACGTTTTATATAAGACTCAAAATGCATAAAGGAGATATTTTAAATCTACAAAAGATTTTGAATTTCTTTAAAAGAGAAGAAGCTTTAATCTTAGAGTCCTCTTACGAAAATGACACATTTGCTGCTGTAATTAAATTAAAGACAAATATTGATGTATTTGTAGAAAAGCTAAATGACAAAAAAATTGGAGAACTAAAAGCAATTTTTAAAGTGTTACAAGAGGATATAGATGAGTTACAGTTAAAAGAATTTGAAGATTTGGTAGGAGTAATTTAGAAATCAAATATTTATATTTGATGAAAGGGGATAAAGATTATGTCTAAAAAATATGGTTTTTCAACTTTGGCAATTCATGAAGGGTGGGAGCCTGACCCAACTACGGGAGCTGTAGCACTTCCTATATATCAAACTTCTTCCTTTGCTTTTAAAAGTACTGAGCACGCTGCAGACCTCTTTGCCTTAAAAGAAGAAGGGTATATATATACTCGAATGATGAACCCCACAGTTGACGTTTTTGAAAAGAGAATAGCTGCATTAGAAGGTGGAGTAGGTGCCCTTGCTGTATCTTCAGGTCAAGCAGCTATAACGCTGGCAGTTACTAATATCGCAGGAGTAGGAGACGAGATTGTATCTTCTACCAATCTTTATGGAGGGACTTATAATCTTTTTGCGACTACTTTGAAAAAGTTTGGTATAAATTTTAAGTTTGTGGACCCCAGCAATCCTGAAAACTTTAAAAGTCAAATAACAGATAACACAAAAGCTTTGTACGTTGAGACTATTGGCAATCCAAAGATTGACGTGGCTGACATTGAAAAAATAGCAGAAATTGCCCACACTGCAGGAATTCCTCTCATTGTAGATAATACTTTTGCAACTCCTTACCTTGCACGGCCTATCGAGTTTGGGGCTGATATAGTGGTACATTCGGCGACTAAATTTATAGGTGGACATGGGACTTCTATAGGTGGAGTTATAGTAGATTCTGGAAAATTTAATTGGGACAATGGAAAGTTTCCAGAACTTACAGAACCAGATCCAAGTTATCATGGTATAAGGTATGTAAAAGATGTAGGCGAAGCAGCTTATATTGTAAAAGCGAGGGTGCAGCTTTTAAGGGATTTGGG contains:
- a CDS encoding homocysteine synthase, with protein sequence MSKKYGFSTLAIHEGWEPDPTTGAVALPIYQTSSFAFKSTEHAADLFALKEEGYIYTRMMNPTVDVFEKRIAALEGGVGALAVSSGQAAITLAVTNIAGVGDEIVSSTNLYGGTYNLFATTLKKFGINFKFVDPSNPENFKSQITDNTKALYVETIGNPKIDVADIEKIAEIAHTAGIPLIVDNTFATPYLARPIEFGADIVVHSATKFIGGHGTSIGGVIVDSGKFNWDNGKFPELTEPDPSYHGIRYVKDVGEAAYIVKARVQLLRDLGTALSPFNAFLFAQGLETLSLRMERHSQNALKVAEFLASHPYVSWVNYPGLKSSPYYALAQKYLPRGQGGVLTFGIKGGLKAGIKFIESLKLFTHLANIGDAKSLVIHPASTTHQQLSKEEQLASGVTEDMIRLSVGLEDIEDILEDLDNALYASQK